In Hyphomicrobiales bacterium, a single window of DNA contains:
- a CDS encoding vitamin B12-dependent ribonucleotide reductase has protein sequence MKIERRFTTAGRDAYDGIDFRKAVSEIKNPDGSIVFRLEGIEVPAAWSQVATDILAQKYFRKAGVPKSLKRIEEETVPSWLWRSAADETALEGVPEKDRVTGERSAKQVFNRLAGTWTYWGWKGGYFDSEDDARAFYDEHCAMLARQICAPNSPQWFNTGLHWAYGIDGPSQGHYYVDHETGKLTRSKTAYEHPQPHACFIQSIADDLVNEGGIMDLWVREARLFKYGSGTGSNFSYLRGEGEKLAGGGKSSGLMSFLKIGDRAAGAIKSGGTTRRAAKMVVVDVDHPDIEQYVDWKVKEEEKVASLVTGSKIVKRHLAAIMKACVNCDGPGADCFEIEKNPALKRAVRDARRNMVPDNYIKRVIQFARQGYTELQFDTYDTDWDGEAYRTVSGQNSNNSVRVTDDFLRAVETDGDWALKARITGKTMKTMKARALWDKIGYAAWASADPGIQFHTTINDWHTCKASGDIRASNPCSEYMFLDDTACNLASLNLIQFKKADGSFDIAAYEHATRLWTVVLEISVLMAQFPSKEIARLSYDYRTLGLGFANIGGLLMTAGIPYDSHEGRAICAAISAIMTGIAYATSAEMAKERGTFAGFAKNREHMLRVMRNHRRAAYGAAVGYEGVNVAPVPLDENDLPDKSLAAAARRAWDLAVDLGEKHGYRNAQATVVAPTGTIGLVMDCDTTGIEPDFALVKFKKLAGGGYFKIINQAVPEALRTLGYAQEQIERIIGYAVGHGTLADSPALNHAQLRARGFGDAQIQKIEAGLASAFDIKFVFNKWTLGEDFCKSELKLTDAQLNDFAFDMLAHVGFSKSDIDKANIHVCGAMTLEGAPGLKDEHLPVFDCANPCGRIGKRFLSVDSHIRMMAASQPFISGAISKTINMPNDAAVEDCAAAYMLSWKLGIKANALYRDGSKLSQPLSAQLIADEDDMADDVADALVAKSLPARVETVVERIVERVMIREREKLPSRRKGYTQKAVVGGHKVYLRTGEYDDGRLGELFIDMHKEGAALRAMMNNFAIAVSVGLQYGVPLEEYVDAFTFTKFEPAGMVQGNDSIKNATSILDYVFRELAVSYLGRNDLAHVEPSEFGFDSLGKGENSGTDVRSPTSVPAQRFLSTGFVRKTNLSNVVVMPQGMQVAAPTSPAHALQMRAGETVGALALAAEIVEAKVTLSEPVQVAVMDRRTEARLKGYEGDCCSECGNYTMVRNGTCMKCDTCGSTSGCS, from the coding sequence ATGAAAATTGAGCGGCGCTTCACGACGGCTGGACGGGATGCTTATGACGGGATCGATTTCCGCAAGGCCGTGAGTGAAATCAAGAATCCGGATGGGAGCATCGTCTTCCGCCTGGAGGGCATCGAAGTGCCCGCCGCCTGGTCGCAGGTCGCGACCGACATTCTCGCCCAGAAGTATTTCCGCAAGGCGGGCGTTCCCAAGTCTCTCAAGCGCATCGAAGAAGAAACCGTGCCGTCATGGCTGTGGCGTTCGGCTGCCGACGAGACGGCGCTGGAAGGTGTGCCCGAGAAGGACCGCGTGACGGGCGAACGTTCGGCCAAGCAGGTGTTCAACCGCCTGGCCGGTACTTGGACCTATTGGGGCTGGAAGGGCGGCTATTTCGATTCGGAAGACGATGCACGCGCCTTCTACGACGAACATTGCGCCATGCTGGCCCGCCAGATCTGCGCGCCGAATTCGCCGCAGTGGTTCAACACCGGCCTGCATTGGGCCTATGGCATCGATGGTCCGTCGCAGGGTCATTATTATGTCGATCACGAAACGGGCAAGCTCACCCGCTCCAAGACGGCCTATGAGCATCCGCAGCCGCATGCCTGCTTCATCCAGTCGATCGCCGACGACCTCGTGAACGAGGGCGGCATCATGGACCTGTGGGTGCGCGAGGCGCGCCTGTTCAAGTATGGCTCCGGCACCGGCTCCAATTTCTCCTACCTCCGCGGCGAAGGCGAAAAGCTGGCCGGTGGCGGCAAGTCCTCCGGCCTCATGAGCTTCCTCAAGATCGGCGACCGTGCGGCGGGCGCCATCAAGTCGGGCGGCACGACGCGCCGCGCCGCCAAGATGGTGGTCGTTGACGTCGATCATCCGGATATTGAGCAGTACGTCGATTGGAAGGTGAAGGAGGAGGAGAAGGTTGCCTCCCTGGTCACCGGGTCCAAGATCGTCAAGAGGCACCTCGCGGCCATCATGAAGGCTTGCGTGAATTGCGACGGTCCGGGCGCCGACTGCTTCGAAATCGAGAAGAACCCGGCCCTCAAGCGCGCCGTCAGGGACGCGCGCCGCAACATGGTGCCGGACAACTACATCAAGCGCGTCATACAGTTTGCGCGCCAGGGCTACACCGAACTGCAGTTCGACACCTATGACACGGATTGGGACGGCGAGGCCTATCGCACCGTGTCCGGCCAGAACTCCAACAACTCGGTCCGCGTGACCGACGACTTCCTGCGCGCTGTCGAAACGGATGGTGACTGGGCGCTCAAGGCCCGCATTACCGGCAAGACGATGAAGACCATGAAGGCGCGCGCCCTTTGGGACAAGATCGGCTATGCCGCATGGGCCTCGGCCGATCCGGGCATCCAGTTCCACACCACCATCAACGACTGGCATACCTGCAAGGCGAGCGGCGACATCCGTGCCTCGAACCCCTGCTCGGAATACATGTTCCTGGACGACACGGCGTGCAACCTCGCCTCGCTGAACCTCATCCAGTTCAAGAAAGCCGATGGTTCCTTCGACATCGCGGCCTACGAACATGCCACGCGCCTGTGGACCGTTGTGCTGGAAATCTCGGTGTTGATGGCGCAGTTCCCCTCCAAGGAAATCGCCCGGCTCTCCTACGACTACCGCACCCTGGGCCTGGGCTTTGCCAACATCGGCGGCCTGCTGATGACGGCGGGCATCCCCTATGACAGCCACGAAGGCCGCGCCATCTGTGCCGCCATTTCGGCCATCATGACCGGTATTGCCTATGCGACTTCGGCCGAGATGGCCAAGGAGCGCGGCACGTTTGCGGGCTTCGCCAAGAACCGCGAGCACATGCTGCGGGTGATGCGCAACCACCGCCGCGCGGCTTACGGCGCAGCCGTGGGCTACGAGGGCGTGAATGTCGCTCCGGTGCCGTTGGACGAGAACGACCTTCCGGACAAGTCGCTGGCCGCAGCCGCGCGCCGCGCCTGGGATCTCGCCGTGGATCTGGGTGAGAAGCATGGCTACCGCAATGCGCAGGCCACCGTTGTTGCCCCCACGGGCACGATCGGCCTCGTCATGGACTGCGATACCACGGGCATCGAACCCGACTTCGCGCTGGTGAAATTCAAGAAGCTCGCCGGTGGCGGCTACTTCAAGATCATCAACCAGGCGGTGCCGGAAGCGCTCCGAACGCTCGGATATGCCCAGGAACAGATCGAAAGAATCATCGGCTATGCCGTGGGCCACGGCACGCTGGCGGACAGCCCTGCCCTGAACCACGCGCAGCTTCGCGCCAGGGGCTTCGGCGATGCGCAGATACAAAAGATCGAGGCGGGCCTCGCTTCGGCCTTCGACATCAAGTTCGTGTTCAACAAGTGGACGCTGGGCGAAGACTTCTGCAAGTCGGAACTGAAGCTCACGGATGCGCAGCTGAACGACTTTGCCTTCGACATGCTGGCCCACGTCGGCTTCTCCAAGTCCGACATCGACAAGGCCAACATCCATGTCTGTGGCGCCATGACGCTGGAAGGCGCACCTGGCCTCAAGGACGAGCACCTGCCGGTGTTCGATTGCGCCAATCCGTGCGGGCGCATCGGCAAGCGCTTCCTCTCGGTCGACAGCCATATCCGCATGATGGCAGCCTCGCAGCCCTTCATCTCGGGGGCCATCTCCAAGACGATCAACATGCCGAATGATGCGGCGGTTGAGGATTGCGCGGCAGCCTACATGCTGTCGTGGAAGCTCGGCATCAAGGCCAACGCACTCTACCGCGATGGTTCCAAGCTGTCGCAACCGCTCTCGGCCCAGCTGATCGCGGACGAGGACGACATGGCTGATGACGTGGCGGATGCCCTGGTGGCGAAGTCGCTGCCGGCGCGAGTCGAGACGGTTGTTGAGCGCATCGTCGAGCGGGTGATGATCCGCGAGCGCGAGAAGCTACCCTCCCGGCGCAAGGGCTATACCCAGAAGGCCGTCGTGGGTGGTCACAAGGTCTATCTCCGTACAGGTGAATATGATGACGGCCGCCTGGGCGAGCTGTTCATCGACATGCACAAGGAAGGTGCGGCCCTGCGCGCGATGATGAACAACTTCGCCATCGCCGTCTCGGTCGGCCTGCAGTACGGCGTACCGCTGGAAGAATACGTGGATGCCTTCACCTTCACGAAGTTCGAACCGGCCGGCATGGTGCAGGGCAATGACTCGATCAAGAACGCCACGTCGATCCTGGACTACGTGTTCCGCGAACTGGCCGTGTCCTACCTGGGCCGCAACGACCTCGCCCATGTGGAGCCTTCGGAATTCGGCTTCGACTCGCTGGGCAAGGGCGAGAACAGCGGCACGGACGTGCGCAGCCCCACCTCGGTTCCGGCGCAGCGCTTCCTTTCCACCGGCTTCGTGCGAAAGACCAACCTCTCCAACGTGGTGGTGATGCCACAGGGCATGCAGGTTGCAGCCCCGACATCGCCTGCCCATGCGCTGCAGATGCGCGCGGGCGAAACCGTGGGGGCGCTGGCTCTTGCCGCCGAGATCGTGGAAGCGAAGGTGACACTGTCCGAACCGGTGCAAGTCGCCGTCATGGACCGCCGCACCGAGGCCCGCCTCAAGGGTTACGAAGGCGACTGCTGTTCGGAATGCGGCAACTACACCATGGTCCGCAACGGCACTTGCATGAAGTGCGACACCTGCGGATCGACGAGCGGCTGCTCGTAA
- a CDS encoding trimethylamine methyltransferase family protein, translated as MADQHLGNVLRAGGRAARVAARRATGRESQAVWPGLSGGQYKALSEHDMERIHTTALEVLSRIGMADPIPATRARALEAGCTLSPEGRLRIPSSLVEDAVAAAPRRIPLFARDPRHDREIGGDAVHFATAGEAVRVIDFETGEHRPSTITDLYDFYRLADALEHIHHCGQTVVATDIDDITSHDLSIAYAGLAGTSKSFGFSIATARHLDNLVRLFDAALGGDGAFLRRPICTIGHCPVVSPLRFGHDTSEVQVRCAELGLTSDMCVAPQAGATAPAALAGALVQSVAETLAALVQVHLTRKGARMMFGNWVFVSDLRTGAFSGGSGEEALLMAGAAQLARFYDLPGSVAAGMTDSKALDYQAGMEKGLTLALAGLSGGNMIYEAAGMMSSLMATSFEAMVMDNEILGATQRTLRGIEVTDETLSYEVMEDVCLRGPNHYLGHTQTLQRMESEFLYPQVADRQSLSDWHAAGKPGIRDHARRKVTEILRQHFPQVERETLLRERFPLALPASAMRAETCRWAAR; from the coding sequence ATGGCAGATCAACACCTTGGGAATGTCCTTCGGGCTGGAGGCCGGGCGGCGCGCGTGGCGGCACGGCGGGCTACGGGGCGAGAGTCGCAGGCCGTGTGGCCCGGCCTGTCCGGAGGTCAATACAAGGCGCTTTCCGAACACGACATGGAGCGCATCCACACCACGGCGCTTGAGGTGCTGTCGCGGATCGGCATGGCAGACCCTATCCCCGCAACACGCGCCCGCGCGCTGGAGGCAGGATGCACGCTTTCTCCCGAGGGACGGCTGCGCATTCCATCTTCACTGGTGGAGGACGCAGTTGCCGCAGCACCCCGCCGCATTCCCCTCTTCGCCCGCGATCCACGCCACGACCGGGAGATCGGTGGCGATGCGGTACATTTCGCCACCGCCGGAGAAGCCGTGCGCGTCATCGACTTCGAGACGGGCGAGCACCGCCCGTCCACCATCACCGACCTCTACGACTTCTACCGCCTCGCCGACGCGTTGGAACACATTCACCACTGCGGTCAGACGGTCGTTGCCACCGACATCGATGACATCACTTCGCATGATCTCTCCATCGCCTATGCGGGATTGGCGGGCACCAGCAAGTCGTTCGGCTTCTCCATCGCGACGGCGCGGCATCTCGACAACCTCGTGCGGTTGTTCGATGCGGCCCTCGGTGGCGATGGCGCGTTTCTCAGGCGGCCCATCTGCACGATCGGCCACTGCCCTGTCGTCTCACCGCTCCGCTTTGGCCACGACACCAGCGAGGTGCAGGTGCGCTGTGCAGAATTGGGGCTCACCTCCGACATGTGTGTGGCTCCGCAAGCCGGGGCCACCGCACCTGCGGCACTGGCAGGCGCGCTGGTGCAATCGGTGGCGGAAACGCTGGCGGCGCTGGTGCAGGTTCATCTCACCCGCAAGGGTGCCCGCATGATGTTCGGGAACTGGGTGTTCGTGTCGGATCTTCGCACGGGCGCCTTCTCGGGTGGTTCCGGCGAGGAAGCTCTGCTCATGGCCGGTGCGGCACAGCTTGCCCGCTTCTACGACCTGCCGGGGTCCGTGGCGGCGGGCATGACCGACTCCAAAGCACTCGACTACCAGGCCGGCATGGAAAAGGGTCTGACGCTTGCGCTCGCCGGCCTTTCGGGAGGCAACATGATCTACGAGGCGGCGGGCATGATGTCGTCGCTGATGGCCACGAGCTTCGAGGCCATGGTGATGGACAACGAAATCCTCGGCGCCACGCAACGTACGCTGCGCGGCATTGAGGTCACGGACGAGACTTTGTCCTACGAGGTCATGGAAGACGTGTGCCTGCGTGGCCCCAATCACTACCTCGGCCACACGCAGACGCTGCAACGGATGGAAAGCGAGTTCCTCTATCCCCAGGTGGCAGATCGGCAATCGCTCAGCGACTGGCATGCGGCGGGAAAGCCCGGCATCCGCGATCACGCGCGGCGCAAGGTAACGGAGATCCTCCGCCAGCATTTTCCACAGGTGGAGCGGGAGACGTTGCTGCGCGAACGCTTCCCCCTCGCCCTCCCCGCCTCCGCGATGCGGGCTGAGACATGCCGGTGGGCTGCGCGGTGA
- a CDS encoding calcium-binding protein, with product MTLLGFHLHSAPGDISVSTLLMWLHLMGGNAARLDTNWSDYQAPPQPASFNSAAVGLSDGRFRDYLMRRGYGSAGENLRPPLDGLRAAERDGVRPVFNFGIIRDWAMRPRADFPQTPAGQRQWESAIADPASPGEFLHDFIVYATRQPDGLKAIANVAGWQMFNEVGGVYGERPEQLPRDDYFRIGERTLALVHDAYAAVDWKNAAAAAPPPVIMPSLGGAHDPLFFDAMFDYPVTDKAAANVEGGLAMEAVALHPYGARVEPWLDPVTDEELGDATKSNGIYHRLLRPTDDRLTWQSLVTRDVAQSKALGLSFFADAANPAEAWFDRNSEQGIDQTMAQLAQNGYGAARFHFTEWGNPTYRGSAAGGAESLWDTAFADPYKYGVITAGSVLPQPVAENLQAESVLQMLGLLESWDAVDTATVYEMFDQKAGEYEGEFGLARGLTATGQPDWKPAGLAYAAYLSGSEFHRVDILGGEGNRGVDLHIAAQGPQGAFDEAKRESAANELVLLREGADHFDAGAGDDIAFGGPGNDDLAGGDGYDRLYGGPGNDTLSGGSGADKLKGDAGDDTLTGGKGADHFVFAAYGTSGSGFAGHDTITDFNPGEDRLLITGGYRMADLFSSALYPHLAVDTDAGLRLTYADNGATILLRGVKRAALTPLNFHILQSDRTVAFGLTPDHTIEGTSAGDDLKGTPGDDLISGGRGADRMTGGNGNDTYVVDAPDDTVTETVQGGHDRIVARVSIARLPDQVEDVLLDSWKPLDATGNVLANEIAGNNNRNSLRGEGGDDLLNGGPSRDTLDGGPGNDILSGGSGNDVFIVNGSEGDDVILDFTVGDKLRIMPSTGFKSRVEVRAALVQKGPDTVLVFPAGGKLVLQAITAAAINDDAIELP from the coding sequence GTGACCCTTCTCGGCTTCCACCTCCATTCCGCCCCTGGCGACATTAGCGTCAGCACGCTGCTGATGTGGCTGCACCTGATGGGTGGCAATGCGGCGCGCCTCGACACGAACTGGAGCGACTATCAGGCCCCGCCACAGCCCGCATCCTTCAACAGCGCCGCGGTTGGCCTGTCCGATGGGCGCTTCCGCGACTATCTGATGCGGCGGGGCTACGGCTCGGCGGGCGAAAACCTGCGTCCGCCGCTCGATGGCTTGCGCGCGGCGGAACGGGACGGAGTTCGGCCCGTCTTCAATTTCGGCATCATCCGCGATTGGGCGATGCGGCCCCGCGCGGACTTTCCGCAAACGCCGGCAGGCCAGCGCCAATGGGAGAGTGCGATTGCTGATCCAGCATCCCCAGGCGAATTCCTCCACGACTTCATTGTCTATGCCACACGTCAGCCAGACGGATTGAAGGCCATTGCCAACGTGGCGGGCTGGCAGATGTTCAACGAAGTGGGCGGCGTCTACGGTGAACGGCCGGAACAACTGCCCCGCGACGATTATTTTCGCATCGGCGAACGCACGCTGGCGCTGGTGCATGATGCCTATGCCGCGGTGGATTGGAAGAATGCTGCCGCTGCTGCACCTCCACCCGTCATCATGCCGTCGCTCGGTGGCGCTCACGATCCACTCTTCTTCGATGCGATGTTTGACTACCCGGTGACAGACAAGGCCGCAGCGAATGTGGAGGGAGGGCTGGCGATGGAGGCCGTGGCCCTTCATCCCTATGGCGCGCGTGTGGAGCCATGGCTCGATCCCGTCACGGACGAGGAATTGGGGGATGCCACCAAGTCCAACGGCATCTATCACCGCCTCCTGCGCCCCACTGACGACCGCCTCACGTGGCAGTCGCTGGTCACGCGCGATGTTGCACAAAGCAAGGCGCTGGGTCTGTCGTTCTTTGCCGATGCCGCCAACCCGGCCGAGGCCTGGTTCGACCGCAACAGCGAGCAGGGCATTGATCAGACGATGGCGCAACTGGCGCAGAATGGCTACGGGGCCGCGCGCTTCCATTTCACCGAATGGGGCAACCCCACCTATCGCGGCAGTGCCGCTGGAGGGGCGGAGTCCCTGTGGGATACAGCCTTCGCGGACCCGTACAAGTACGGGGTCATCACAGCAGGAAGTGTGCTGCCGCAACCGGTGGCGGAAAATCTCCAGGCCGAATCCGTTTTGCAGATGCTGGGCCTGCTCGAAAGCTGGGATGCCGTCGATACCGCCACCGTCTACGAAATGTTTGACCAGAAGGCAGGCGAATACGAAGGCGAGTTCGGATTGGCGCGTGGGCTCACGGCCACGGGGCAACCCGACTGGAAGCCGGCTGGCCTCGCCTATGCGGCCTATCTCTCCGGCAGCGAGTTTCACCGCGTTGACATTTTGGGCGGTGAAGGCAACCGCGGCGTTGACCTCCACATCGCTGCCCAAGGACCGCAAGGGGCATTCGATGAGGCGAAACGTGAGTCCGCGGCCAACGAGCTCGTGCTGTTGCGCGAAGGCGCCGACCACTTCGACGCCGGCGCCGGCGACGACATCGCCTTCGGTGGCCCCGGCAATGATGATCTGGCAGGCGGCGACGGATACGACCGCCTCTACGGCGGCCCTGGCAACGACACGCTCTCCGGCGGAAGTGGCGCCGACAAGCTGAAGGGCGATGCAGGCGATGACACGCTCACGGGCGGAAAGGGGGCGGATCACTTCGTCTTCGCGGCATACGGAACATCAGGCAGCGGCTTCGCAGGACACGACACGATCACCGATTTCAATCCGGGGGAGGACCGGTTGCTGATCACGGGTGGCTATCGCATGGCCGACCTTTTCAGCAGTGCGCTTTACCCTCATCTTGCCGTAGACACGGATGCAGGCTTGCGCCTCACCTATGCCGACAATGGCGCCACCATCCTGCTCAGGGGCGTGAAGCGCGCCGCGCTGACGCCGCTCAACTTCCACATCCTCCAGTCAGATCGCACCGTGGCCTTCGGCCTGACCCCGGATCACACGATCGAGGGCACGTCGGCGGGCGATGATTTGAAGGGCACACCGGGCGACGACCTGATCTCCGGCGGCCGGGGCGCGGACAGAATGACGGGCGGCAATGGCAACGACACTTATGTGGTGGATGCGCCGGACGACACGGTGACCGAAACCGTGCAGGGCGGACACGACCGCATCGTCGCGCGCGTGAGCATCGCGAGGCTGCCCGACCAGGTGGAGGACGTGCTGCTTGACAGCTGGAAGCCGCTCGATGCCACGGGCAACGTGCTCGCCAATGAAATCGCGGGCAACAACAACCGTAACAGCTTGCGGGGCGAAGGCGGCGATGATTTGCTGAACGGCGGTCCCAGCCGCGATACGCTGGACGGCGGTCCCGGCAACGACATTCTTTCAGGCGGCAGCGGCAACGATGTCTTCATCGTCAACGGCAGCGAGGGTGACGATGTCATTCTTGATTTTACCGTGGGAGACAAGCTCCGCATCATGCCCTCCACTGGTTTCAAGTCGCGAGTCGAAGTCCGCGCTGCCCTGGTGCAAAAGGGGCCTGATACCGTGCTTGTTTTTCCGGCGGGCGGGAAGCTGGTGTTACAGGCGATCACGGCTGCCGCGATCAACGACGACGCGATCGAACTGCCGTGA
- a CDS encoding alpha-amylase: protein MPASQDQTLFDLRWARSERDLLSALSGLYDDVPALAERLRDLLHQRWQERPAPLKALDLARDITPDWFLSAKNIGYVLYVDRFAETLKGVAQKLDYLEEMGATYVHFMPCLKPRPAPNDGGYSVMDYRAIDPRLGTMQDLEDVATAMRARGMSLCIDLVLNHTAKEHAWAEKARKGDPRYQAYYWMFDTGVEPAAYEESLVEIFPADAPGNFTFYPDVGKWVWTTFNEHQWDLNWSNPDVFVEIVDVMLTLANRGVEALRLDAVAFMWKRLGTNCQNQPEVHDILQALRAATRIAAPALIHKAEAIVAPRDLVPYLGQGRHAGREANLAYHNNLMVQFWSSLASRNTTLMTHVLATHFPESFRHACWATYIRCHDDIGWAITEEDGGAIPGVSGPGHRNFLADFYAGKFPGTFARGAIFQENAATGDRRNSGTFASLAGLEAARESGNADEMDMAVQRMLMGHALICSFGGLPLLYMGDEVGLLNDLGYAEVPEHAHDNRWLHRPRMDWAAVAAARSGTGPEARLFAGVKHIIRRRKAVPHLAADAPTRIVSLGNDALFGFLRLSDEGTLLGVFNFTENWVSLSGERLRSLGITTFRDVLGEGDVPLHADAIAVAPYGRLWLV, encoded by the coding sequence ATGCCCGCTTCCCAGGATCAGACCCTCTTCGACCTCCGCTGGGCGCGCAGTGAACGCGATCTCCTGTCGGCCCTGAGCGGCCTCTATGATGATGTCCCAGCCCTGGCGGAACGCCTCAGAGACTTGCTGCACCAGCGCTGGCAAGAACGGCCTGCGCCGCTGAAGGCCCTCGACCTTGCCCGCGACATCACGCCGGACTGGTTTCTCTCCGCGAAGAACATTGGCTACGTCTTGTATGTCGACCGCTTCGCTGAAACCTTGAAGGGCGTCGCGCAAAAACTTGATTACCTTGAGGAAATGGGCGCGACCTACGTCCATTTCATGCCCTGCCTCAAGCCCCGGCCCGCGCCCAACGACGGTGGCTATTCGGTGATGGACTACCGCGCCATCGACCCGCGTCTCGGCACCATGCAGGACCTCGAAGACGTGGCCACGGCCATGCGGGCACGTGGCATGAGCCTCTGCATCGACCTTGTCCTCAATCACACCGCCAAGGAACATGCCTGGGCCGAGAAGGCCCGCAAGGGCGATCCGAGATACCAGGCCTACTACTGGATGTTCGACACCGGGGTCGAGCCTGCGGCCTACGAGGAGTCGCTCGTCGAAATCTTTCCCGCCGACGCGCCCGGCAATTTCACCTTCTATCCCGACGTCGGCAAATGGGTCTGGACCACGTTTAACGAGCATCAGTGGGATCTGAACTGGTCCAACCCGGATGTCTTCGTCGAGATTGTGGATGTGATGCTCACGCTCGCGAACCGTGGCGTGGAGGCGCTCCGTCTCGATGCCGTGGCCTTCATGTGGAAGCGCCTCGGCACCAATTGCCAGAACCAGCCCGAGGTGCACGACATTCTGCAGGCTCTCCGCGCCGCCACCCGCATTGCAGCGCCAGCACTGATCCACAAGGCGGAGGCCATCGTCGCGCCACGTGATCTGGTGCCGTATCTGGGCCAGGGCCGCCACGCAGGCCGCGAGGCCAATCTCGCCTATCACAACAATCTCATGGTGCAGTTCTGGTCGTCTCTCGCCAGCCGCAACACCACGCTGATGACCCATGTGTTGGCCACGCATTTTCCGGAGAGCTTCCGCCACGCTTGCTGGGCCACCTATATCCGCTGCCACGACGACATCGGCTGGGCCATCACCGAGGAGGATGGCGGCGCCATTCCCGGTGTTTCCGGTCCCGGCCACCGCAACTTCCTCGCGGACTTCTATGCCGGAAAATTTCCGGGTACCTTTGCACGCGGCGCCATCTTCCAGGAAAACGCGGCGACGGGCGACCGGCGGAACAGCGGCACCTTCGCCAGCCTCGCAGGGTTGGAAGCAGCGCGCGAGTCCGGCAACGCGGACGAGATGGACATGGCCGTGCAACGCATGCTCATGGGCCACGCCCTGATCTGTTCCTTCGGTGGATTGCCCTTGCTCTACATGGGCGACGAGGTCGGCCTGCTGAACGATTTGGGCTATGCGGAAGTCCCCGAGCATGCCCACGACAACCGCTGGCTCCATCGCCCGCGCATGGACTGGGCCGCTGTTGCGGCAGCGCGGTCAGGCACAGGCCCGGAGGCGCGCCTCTTCGCCGGCGTGAAGCATATCATCCGCCGCCGCAAAGCCGTGCCGCACCTCGCCGCAGATGCACCCACCCGCATCGTCAGTCTCGGCAATGATGCACTCTTCGGCTTCCTCCGCCTGTCCGATGAGGGGACGCTGCTCGGCGTCTTCAACTTCACGGAAAACTGGGTGAGTCTGTCCGGCGAACGGTTGCGCAGTCTCGGCATCACAACCTTCCGCGATGTTCTGGGCGAAGGTGACGTGCCGCTCCATGCCGACGCGATTGCCGTGGCCCCTTACGGCCGCCTGTGGCTGGTCTGA
- a CDS encoding sulfite exporter TauE/SafE family protein has protein sequence MTWDIMLLLFAVGVMGGAINAVAGGATLFTFPAMMAAGLSPVVANASSSVALTPGNLTGVLSERSQLPVFDGALWLHIAIAAIGGAAGALLLLWTPDRVFTALVPLLIGVATLIFAFSKQIQAAVRRTDSAHHDTPLARQVALLPTTIYGGYFGAGMGVMLMALFSMTSAWAVRTANAVKNMLGAAANWAAIVIFVAQGVIAWPQTLVMLLGALIGGFLGGKLLAIVPVIWLRRFVIAMGTLMTAVYVYRYWL, from the coding sequence ATGACCTGGGACATCATGTTGTTGCTTTTCGCAGTGGGCGTGATGGGCGGCGCCATCAATGCCGTGGCGGGAGGCGCAACACTTTTCACCTTCCCGGCGATGATGGCGGCGGGCCTTTCTCCCGTGGTTGCCAATGCCTCCAGTTCCGTGGCGCTGACGCCCGGAAACCTCACCGGAGTGCTCTCTGAACGGAGTCAGCTTCCGGTCTTCGATGGGGCACTTTGGCTTCACATCGCGATTGCGGCGATTGGCGGTGCTGCCGGAGCGCTGCTGCTGCTGTGGACTCCGGACCGGGTGTTCACCGCACTCGTACCCCTGCTCATCGGCGTGGCGACGCTGATCTTCGCCTTCTCGAAACAAATCCAGGCGGCGGTGCGCCGCACCGATTCTGCGCACCACGACACGCCGCTGGCGCGGCAGGTGGCGTTGCTGCCCACCACGATCTACGGCGGCTATTTCGGTGCTGGCATGGGCGTGATGCTGATGGCGCTGTTCAGCATGACAAGTGCCTGGGCCGTGCGCACCGCAAACGCGGTGAAGAACATGCTGGGTGCGGCCGCAAACTGGGCGGCCATCGTGATCTTTGTCGCACAAGGTGTGATCGCCTGGCCGCAGACCCTGGTGATGCTGCTTGGCGCGCTCATCGGGGGGTTTCTCGGCGGCAAGCTGCTGGCGATCGTGCCAGTGATCTGGCTGCGTCGCTTCGTCATCGCCATGGGAACGCTGATGACGGCGGTTTATGTTTATCGCTACTGGCTTTGA